The genome window CATTTCCCGCCCAAGCAGCaacacctcctcctcctccttcaaAACAGtatttccatgttattaattTGGATTCACTGAAGCCAAAGCCTTCCTGCGAATCAAACAGAGAAGGTGACGTAGTTCTacctttttcatatatatatatatatatatattccaataaaaattggagTTCTGTGCAATATCTTAAATTGGACCCATTGTTTTCAAGTAATTTGTAAtagttattcaaaaaaaaattgtgtcaaaaatttaaaatataaatattatataaaaaatacatctaaatttcatttaaaaagtgacatgcgCTGGGCGCCGTTCTTTTGAATATACAAGTCAATCTCGATCACACTTCTCTCCATTTGACAAATATCTTGTGTAAAATGCTGACAAAAATCTTCTAGAAAAATTTATCTTTAGGacctttatttattaataaatctttttttagtactatctttcacaagaatatctattaatttagaATCAAGGGCATCCCAAAATCATTTGGTTTATTATCATTGTGCCCATCATCATCTAAACAACTATcaacattcttattattttcattgtcacaaTGATACCTATCATCGTTGTATGTGCacactatcatttaaattttttccaatctCACAATCATCTTAATCTTCTATATGAAGATTAGCATCTAAATTTTTTCTTGACATCATCTTTTTGCATATCTATTTGAGTttcttttgtaatgaatttttcaagagctcccttttgagattgagttagttgcttaattcttcttttctttttaagctTCTCAAACCCAAATTAATATTTCctagaagacataattataaaatcctaaggcaaaaataagaatttatttagaaactctatgaataaataaattcttaaatatattattctgaaATCAGAATTATTAAGTcatgtaaataaaacaataaacaaaaattgtgaaatattaagtaattttaattacatgttaagagaattgaagaatttgaatgatcaagaagaattgaagaattctgCTAAGCTGCGTCTGTCGTCTACTGTTTGCTCCGATTGCGTATTTGCGTGCTACTATTGCCTGCTGAGATTTGTGTATTTGCGTCTCTATTATTTGCGTCAATTAGAAAGTTACCTAATACTTTATTACCTAGACACAGAGGCTAATTGTGAGATTTGTGTAAACTAAATATAAGGTGCGCATGTAATGTATGATTAAAGAAAGGAATAAAAGAATTCAAAGCTAAGGTTCTATGTACTAATAGGAATAGGAGTAATAGTCAATTAGGGAATTAGGCAATTTGGTTGCGCCGAACTGCTGGCGAATTAGGGAATTTGACAATTACTCAATTAACCAAGAGCTCCGAACTGCTAAAGGAAAAAAGGGTCACCGTTCATCTGTTTATATACcctatataaatatttttttttttaattaaggggcccccaaaaattggggtcCTGTGCGTCTGCCCAGGGCcggccctatatatatatatatatatatatatatatacaagtgagACTTATTCAGTAATGCACTGTAAAttttacatgaatgcacaatagCTACTCAACTCTGActactgtatatatatacacgtgaaACTTCTTCAGTAATGCACTGTAAAttttacatgaatgcacaatagCTACTCAACTTTGACTACTACACGCATGCACGCATTCGTTTATAGTAATTCATGTGCATTCATGTACTAATTTCgatgcattcatgtagtagatGTAGTGTATTAATGCAGTAGTCACGAGTTGAATTAGTTATTGTGTGTTCATGAAAAACTTACTGTGCATTACTGAAGAAGTCCGCATATTTTTTACCTGAAGGAATGCACCGCAAGTACTACATGATGTGTGTAGTGCATTCGTTTAGTACTCCCGTAACTATTGTGCATTCGTGTAGTACTTGTGCATTTTCCCAGTTCGCAGATTGGCATAGGAAGTCCAGTTTACATGTGTGTAGGAcctcttaatatatatatatatattgaaaattttatggATACATGCAGGTTTAGCATCGGGATTTGAAAAGATAGCAATGGCATTTAGAAAGGGACCATGCAGACCATCCTACAACCCTGCAAAGACAATTTCCTCTACACAACAACATTTTCAAAGTGAAAAGACCGATGATGATGTTTCTGCAGATTCCATGGAATACTTTTTCACGGTTGGGCTGGGAACACCCAAAAGCCACTACAATTTGTTCGTGGACACTGGCAGCGACAACACTTGGGTTCGTTGTCAGCCTTGTAGAAACAGTGGCTGGAAATCTAACGGCCCTCTCTTCGATCCATCCaaataaaaaacatatgttAATGAATCATGCAGATCTACTACTGATCAAAATAATGTCTTTAACAGTAGTTACATTGATGGTTCAGCTGCTATTGGAAACTGGGGGTGTGATACACTCACAATTGAGAAACATCATTCCTATGTCGTCAAGAATTTCTAGTTCGGTTGTGTCCAAGAAATCAAAGACCCAGTTGGTGATAATTTTGGAGGGGATGACGGGATCCTTGGCCTGGGGCGTGGGGATCTATCTCTCCCATCTCAAGTGGGTTTCCAAATCTTCGGCTATTGTATCCCAAAGCGTAATAGCCGACTTGGGTATTTTGTGTTTGGGAGTGAAGCAGCCAAAATGTCTTCCTCCTCCCATCCAAAATTCACGAGATTGCTCAACAATGCTGGGGAGCCATTCTATTCTGTAGATCTTAAGGGGATCAGTGTTGCCGGGAAGAAGTTGGATATTGATGCTTCAAATTTGAACTATCAATCAGGAACCATTATAGACAGTGGAACCACCTACACTCAGTTACCCATCAAAGCTTTTTCTGCATTACTCACAGCTTTCAACCATACAATGGCATCCATCTATCCCGCTGCATCATCTCAACTGATGCCAGAGTTGGACACAATCTGCTATAATGTGGATGGGATTGATACCACCACCTTTCACGTCCCACCCATAACATTTCACTTTGTAGGGATGTCTCAAGGGGAAATTATTGATGTTGAGTTGAGGCCATCTGGGATTCTGATGACCACTAAATCAAACCTAGTGTGTTTGGGCTTCACTCCCCAGAACGATACATCAGAAGGCCCCCTCACCATTCTTGGCAACCATCAGCAGCGACAAATGGGCATGTTTTTCGATTTGCAGAGGGAGAGAATTGGTTTTGGAACAAAGAACTGCGCTGAATGAATGCGAAACAAATCGTCATGCATGGAATTGAATTGAAACTCACTCCTTGTCCCTAATGATGGTAGATTACTTTTCCTTCAGCtctcattttcaattttgatgtGTACTGTACTGTACTGTAGGTGTTTCAATCTTCTCATTTTTTGCTTGTTTCCATGTAAAACAAACATGCTAATTGGATCTCAATCTAATAATATGTtggaaaatagcactaaaaatgacattttaagtggccattttgtggtataaatatatatggggtccacatccgatatgggttgggtcaaagtgtattcgggttcttcgtagttagacgaagagattgatatattatacgctcaaaatggataatgggtgaatgagaaatttattctcaaagtagacctatttgagatggaattcaagtgtggaaaagcttatgtggctttgtcccacattggttgggaatgaacaATTGccccactatacatacaagAGTCCTTTTATGAttaagtaacttgtatagcatagaggctctctttcGCGCGCagcttgaaaaggcttgactcgtgtacgtcGGCACCTgtgggcacgaatgtcgtccgaaaAATTGGCTGGCAttttcgaacgagttttccatctcagaacCACATGAGATCATAAATGATCTCTCGTCTGagacctctcgagaggtagtcCGATGTCTCGAACCAAGTCGCTCGCATACGAGATATCGCGCAGCCCGGGTTGGCGCGCGCGTTCTATGTCTCGAAGCAATGTCTCGATGCCGGTACGATGTCTTGAAGctagcacttctcgacgtctcgcggcacggaCTATGTCTCGAACCTGATGTCTCGAAGAGACGCAGACatgaacgatgtctcgaacAGCGACTAACGCAGACatgaacgatgtctcgaacAGCAACTCTGGTGACCTCTCGACTGCGACCACTCTGGTTTTCGGGCAAGCCAATCCGCAAAAAGGAGAACTGGTGAAGGACTGAATGGATATATAGGATCCTATACTGCCTGCTGGGACTGAAAGTACATACAATTCAAGGTTTACTGAACATCTTTGCACTACATCCTAATGCATGTGAGCTTTTGGATTACATGCACAACTATACTTCATTTTTTAAGACACTAAGCTAGCATTCATCCACTTCCACAGATCGAATTGAAGCCAATTGATAATGCTAAAGGCAGGATTGTACTCCAGCAATAATCAAAACCAGGCCAAGTATTGCATTAGGCCTTTAAACCTCAGGTTCCCCTCAAACCATACATCTGTTCCAATCTGAAATTCAGGAAATCGTAACCCTAAGTCCAATAGCTTGTTTAGTGATTCTAACTTGGATTTAAATCACAAGCGTTGAACAAATACTGTGAGTAGGTAACATGCTAAGAATACTTAAGTGAACTAGTTCTAAACCTAGTGCAGAATTAGAGTACTTGCAATTAACACAACATTTAACCTTAGTGGACCATTCCTACATCTAGGAGCACCACAAGAACACTGACccaatttttcattcataatCAATGCCAATCGTTTTACGCAAAACACAATGATATGAGCAAAGAACTCCAAACCCATAGGCTATACCATAGCCTTCAACTTAAGAGTTGCTTCTTGAAGAATTGGTGAGTGATTTCCCGATCAATCAAGTTGAAGCTCCCCTGAACTGCAGTTCTCCCGAGTTGTCTTCAAGTGGTTTCAACCTGATTGCATCTGAGATCAAATGCCAACTTGATAGGAATGTGGATTCGTCAAGTTGGTTAGTTTAGCTCAATGACCTTTTTCATCTGTGGAGTATATTCTCTGTAAATCTTTCTGAGTCTTATTACTGTGTTGGAGAAGGAGAATCAAAACTTTAATATGCTCCTCCCAGAAATCTCTGTAACAGATTAACTATCTTGAAGTATTTCTTGAACAGTCTTTCGATCTGGTTCAGCACTTGACCTTCAGTTTTCAGTCCTTTGAACTAATATTTCAACACTGGTACAGGCTCGATACATGACTTGAACTAATACTTTAAACTACATCTTGAACAAAAATTGCTTTGTTCCATAAACTGTAACAACATAGAGGGTAaagaatattt of Ipomoea triloba cultivar NCNSP0323 chromosome 3, ASM357664v1 contains these proteins:
- the LOC116014424 gene encoding probable aspartyl protease At4g16563, which produces MSSSSHPKFTRLLNNAGEPFYSVDLKGISVAGKKLDIDASNLNYQSGTIIDSGTTYTQLPIKAFSALLTAFNHTMASIYPAASSQLMPELDTICYNVDGIDTTTFHVPPITFHFVGMSQGEIIDVELRPSGILMTTKSNLVCLGFTPQNDTSEGPLTILGNHQQRQMGMFFDLQRERIGFGTKNCAE